The following DNA comes from Arthrobacter sp. SLBN-83.
CGACGTGACCGCGCAACTCCCGGGCGTGCCGGCGGGGGAAGCAATCCTGTCGGCAGCGCGGCGTTTCACCGCTGCCCACGGCCGGAAACTCAGGGTCGGTGAGGTGGAATGGCGCTATGTAAGGCTGGGCGAGGGACCTCCAGTGCTCTGGCTAACCGGCGGCCTGCGCCGGGCTGGGCTGGGGTACGACTTCCTTGGGCGGCTTGCGCGCCGCCACACGGTGGTGGCGCCGGATTACCCGCCCGTGAAGCGATTTACCGATTTCGACGACGGCGTCACCGCCATCCTGCGCGCAGAAGGGATTGTGCGCTGCGACGTGGTGGGCCAGTCCTACGGCGGTTTGCTCGCCCAGGCGTTCCTTGCTGCCCATCCCGGGTGGATCAACCGGCTGGTGCTCTCCAGCAGCGGCCCGGCCGACTACGGCCGGCCCTGGGTGCCGGCCCTCTCAGTGGCAACTCTGGCAGCGCGGGTGCTGCCGAAGCGTTGGTCGGCTTCCCTGCTGCTCGCCGGCTTAACCGGATTGCTCCCAGCTGGGGCGGATCCCGATGGCAACTGGGCTGCGGTCCTTCGCTACATCGTCCGGCACGACCTGACCAGGGCAGACATGGTGTCGCATTTCGCGGTGGCCGCTGACCTGGCCAGGAAACAGTTGGTACGTCCGGAACGGTTTCACCAGTGGCAGGGTGACGCAGCGGTGCTGCGGGCGGAGAACGACCGCACCCAGGACGCCCGCGACATCCCCAGGCTCCAGAGGCTGCTGGGCAGGCCGGTGCAGACGATTTCCATGGGCCGCGCCGGTCACACCGCGGCGCTGTTGGAACCGGAGCGCTACGTGCAGTGGTTGGAAAAGGCGCTGGGCTGATTTCCTGCGGATCACCGCCACATCGACCGTCCCGAATTATGAGGTGTGCGCCGTTGAGCCGCCCCCGGCGCCAGGCGTACCCATTCGTGCCAGCGTGTGCCCACCGCGGTTGGGCCAGCCGGTTCCTTGACCATCCGGAAGGCTGCGTCGCGAGGTATCGGTTCGAAGTCCTGGATATCGGAGAGCAGTGCGAAAACCGCGGATTGTGGCCGACGGACCTCGACGGACAGGTTGAACGTAGTGGCCCTTCTGATCACTTTTCCAGCATCCACGGACACAGCCCCACCGGTAGGGACCACTACCCCTGGACTTTTTGTCCTATCTGTCCGGCAAAATGGGGTTTCAATTAGTCAAATGCCTGGAATACAAGCCCGCCTACGAGAACCAGGACAGGAATGAGTGAATTCTTTACCGCGTCTTGCGATGGGGACCTGCTGCGGTTGCAGTGGGTCCCGGAAGCCCATATAACCTACCAGACGGCGGTGCGTGCAGCCCGGGTTCTGGAAGGTTTGAGCGGTGGGCGCACTTTACCTCTCCTGGTTAATCTCGCCGGTGTCGCCGGACTGACGCCGGAGGCCCGGGCCGGCATGAATGCGTACCGCGGATTTTCGGCAGTGGCCCTCATCGGGGACGGGGCGATGGGTAAAGTCGTGGCCGCGTTCTCCCAGCGGGCCCTGACCCCCACGGCATATTTCACTGATGAATCCGAGGCCCTGACGTGGTTGTGCGAACAGGGCGGCAGGGCCAGTATCCCCCGCGAAGCGCGGCAAACGGAACGGTAGTCTTCACCGGGATCACGACGACACCCCAGGACGGCCCCGGATGTGGGCGTTGCCCTCGGCGCGCTTCTTAATGCCCAGGAGCATGGCACGATCCATGACGAGGTAACCGGGGCGGAGGAGGAAATCCATGACCCGGAGCGCTGGGGGCCGGCCAGGGCCCGATCGCGTCCGCAGCAGCAATCTGGTTCCCCTGGCACCGGAACTGTGGAGGACGAGCTGCCACGTGCCGGTGACTGTTCCGGGAGGAGCGCCAGGGCTTGAATCGAGCACCAGGTGGCGGCCGCTCTCCAACTCCACCACGCGCGGCCCTGCCCTTCCTCCCGGATATCCTTCCGGAGTGAAGGCGATGACGTCGCCCACCTTCAGGTCCTGCCACCCAGGGTTGATGCGGTCAGCATTCGTGACGCCCAGATGGAGCAGCCCGTTCTCCACCCAGGTATAGGAATACAACCCGGCGCGATCCACACCCATTTGCACCAACCATGGCCAGACCTCGTCCGGCGGTGCGGAGATCGTAACTGCCATGGTCTGTACTTCGTCGGGCTCGGGAATCAGGCCGTCGCCCGGGAGTGACATGGTGCTTTCCGACCCGGTGGCACCCCAGGTCCCCAACACACGCGGCAAGACCGCGTGCGTGAAAATCCCGGCCGCAGCCGTTATGCCGAGAATGCCCGGCAGCCCCCGGAACCCATTTGGAGGGCGGTGCCCGCGGACGGACGACGGCCCCATGAGTGCCAGGAAACCCGATAACACATTGCCCACGCGAACCTCCTTGGCTACCGGAATGCATGGAGCCTACAAACAGGGATTGGGCCAGCCCCAGAGTCCAAAGGCCCCGCCGGTACGTACCGGCGCCTGCGTGACACGTCGGGTGCCGATGCTTGACGCCGCCCTTCGGCACACGCTAGAAAGTAAGCAGCCTTATTATTTGTCGATTCTGCAAAAGAGTTCTGCAAAGGGAGGACCTGACATGAGTGACAAGCCCGGTAACCAGACACCGAACACGCCTGATGTGAGTGAGACGAAACTGCGCGGCATGAAGGTGGATGAGCTCCGCAAGGAGGCCAGGGAAGAACATATTGCCGGCGCCTCGGATATGCACAAGGAAGAGCTGGTAAAGGCTGTGGCGAAGGCCCGTCAGGAGGACCACGACGGCGGCCGGAAGGAAGGTTCCCGGTCCGGCTCAGGCAACTCCGGCCGGGCCACCAGCGGCAAGTCAGGCAGCGGCAAGGAAGGCCGTGACGAGCCCGGCAACCAAACCCCCAACACCCCGGACGTGAGCGAAACCGAGCTGCGCGGCATGAAGGTGGATGAGCTCCGCAAGGAGGCCAGGGAAGACCACATCTCCGGCGCCTCGAACATGCGCAAGGAAGAGCTGGTCAAAGAGGTTGCCAAGGCCCGTCAGGAAGGCGCAGGCGGCGGAGGCGACCGGAAAGAAGACCCAGAAGACCTGGGCGCCGGCCCCGACGGCGGCAAGGTCCGCTACGGCGATGACTCCTCCAAGTCGTTGAAGTATTCGCAGGAGATCACCTCCACGGAGGAGGAGCCTGAGCGCGAAG
Coding sequences within:
- a CDS encoding DUF7793 family protein gives rise to the protein MSEFFTASCDGDLLRLQWVPEAHITYQTAVRAARVLEGLSGGRTLPLLVNLAGVAGLTPEARAGMNAYRGFSAVALIGDGAMGKVVAAFSQRALTPTAYFTDESEALTWLCEQGGRASIPREARQTER
- a CDS encoding alpha/beta hydrolase; amino-acid sequence: MTAQLPGVPAGEAILSAARRFTAAHGRKLRVGEVEWRYVRLGEGPPVLWLTGGLRRAGLGYDFLGRLARRHTVVAPDYPPVKRFTDFDDGVTAILRAEGIVRCDVVGQSYGGLLAQAFLAAHPGWINRLVLSSSGPADYGRPWVPALSVATLAARVLPKRWSASLLLAGLTGLLPAGADPDGNWAAVLRYIVRHDLTRADMVSHFAVAADLARKQLVRPERFHQWQGDAAVLRAENDRTQDARDIPRLQRLLGRPVQTISMGRAGHTAALLEPERYVQWLEKALG
- a CDS encoding Rho termination factor N-terminal domain-containing protein, which gives rise to MSDKPGNQTPNTPDVSETKLRGMKVDELRKEAREEHIAGASDMHKEELVKAVAKARQEDHDGGRKEGSRSGSGNSGRATSGKSGSGKEGRDEPGNQTPNTPDVSETELRGMKVDELRKEAREDHISGASNMRKEELVKEVAKARQEGAGGGGDRKEDPEDLGAGPDGGKVRYGDDSSKSLKYSQEITSTEEEPEREGRSLATTHHEVIRQWAEERGGVPATVEGTEHGDHLGVLRIDFRDRDANLREVSWEEWFKTFDDRRLNFIYQEERTDGNQSTFFRLENPNREDA